The genomic region ACTGCATCCGGTCCTGGTGCAAGCATGTACCTGACAACTATGATGAACAAGAATGGTTCTTGCCAGGCACCGGTCTGACGTGGTTGGAGGCCTGGTGTAGGCTTTTCCTGTATGGCAATCTCAGCGAAGTTTTCAAGGCTGGGCAAGAGACAATGGTTCACAGACCTGACTTGTTCTCGTTacaagaagccaaagaaCTCATGCTCATCATTTGGAAAGCACGGTCCTTCCACGAGATATGGTGTCTCTATGATCCGACATGGCAACGCATGGAGAGGTTCCTGTCCAAGATTGGCGACAGGATGAAAGGCAGATCTGTTTTTCGGACAGTAGATCGGGATATTGGAGTAGCATCTTCCTCGGTAAAGGCTGGCGATATGGTATGTGTGCTTTTGGGTTGTCAGGTGCCGGTTGTTTTGACACCTAAAGTAAGGGATGGTTCATCTCCCGACGAGCAAAATCAGTAGCAGGTATCAGGAAGCTGCTTCgttgttgggttgatggATGGCGAAGCTATCACGGGAGCATTGCCAGAACACTACCGAACTGTCGACTGGAGATATCGCAAGGACGTGCTTCCCGAAAATAAAATCAATAAGTTTCGTTCTGGTCTACGTAATGACGAATACAGAACACTGGAAACCGATCCGTCACAAGTTTTAGAGGAATGCGGTATCCCCTGTATTAGATACGAAAGGGAACCACACCTGCTCGAGGTCTCACCGGATGCGTTGCGGGATGTAGGGATAAAACTGCAGCAATTTACGCTCGTTTAAGGAGCTAGCTACCTTCGATCTGATCTTAACAACAATGGAATCGATGCAAATAAGCTTTTAGTTGTTATTGATGAACTATATGGTATGTTAAACATACCTTGCCTTAGTCAGAACATCTAAATTAAAAATGGGCGAGGTATCGAAAACAACGCACACAGATGGGTCTCATAATGCCCCTCTAGCTCATCTCATCCTACGAACACTGGGGACGTTGGTATGAATGCCCCGAAACCGCCCCCGTCTCCTATCCAAAACCTATATCCCGCAACTCGTCACCTGCAACCTCACGTCAGCATAGCATCTATTCATCACCGAGCATTGCCTTCCTGCTCCAACTACGAAcactccaccagctccaatCACAAACTCCTCGGCGCCCTCCTCGCTgcttttccccttctttAAACAGCACCTTCGATTTCCCAGCCGCAAGCATGCACACCCGAGTCTTGGTTTTGTCTGCGGCAAAGACATGGCTCGTGACGGAAGCAATATTCAAGACTTGAATCGACAAGTTCCCATGTCCCGGAATAGCAACCTGCTTCGAGAGGTACGAGCTGGAAAAAGTGTGTTGAGCATGCGGGCTGCCGACCTCCCATTCTTCCATTTCAAGGTCGTTTTGAGGAATGGGCCTGGCACCGGGTATCACGATGGTGGAACTTTctgcttgctgttgctgtgggaTCCTCAAGGTTACAAGGCGGGAGCGCTTGGCCGCAGGTCCTTCCAGGTATgaatcctcttcctcctctgtaTCATCTCGAGTTCTTTTCCCCTggccaacatcatcttcaggGATGTCTTCCATGCCGCCATTTTCGCTTGAATCGGACTGTCGCCCGGGCTGTTGTCGTCGAGCAGGTTCGGCATGCGACGGGACATTGAGTACCTCTTGACCATCGTCGTCCACGGGCACCCACACCCATGTTTTGAAGTACGGGACCTTGCGAAGGCTCATTTCTTCGGGTTTGTTCCAGCGGCCGCGGGATACAACCTACGGGGCCTCCAGCGTgttgcccctccccccacacACTCAATAACAGAAAACGTCACGTCGAGGTTATCGTTCAGCCCGATGCCACGGTGGATGCGGATTGAAAAACGCCGACCGAGGTCATGGCATGCTTTGAAAAGACAGCGGCAGGACTGAATGGGGCAGATCCATGGCCGGTCGGTAACCGCGCTGTCGAGTTGGTACACCGTTGGAAGTAAGGCACTATTTATATGGACGAGTTGTCCGTTGTTGTCTGGCCACATGGTATAGGGCCGGTTATCCTCGGTTGTCGTCAGACCTTCAGTGGGAACGGCAGGAGCCGCAAGAGGTGTTACAGCTGTCTGCGAACGAGTAGAGGCGCGAGTTGAAGATGGGGCAGGGGATGGGCTGTCCAGCGTGGACTCCTCTTCATCACGGGGAGCTAGCAAGCCCCGCCTCTGTATCAACTTTTTCGCGACACGGTCTCTAGCCCTCTGCACGCTCAGCTCAACCATGGGGTCGCCGGCGAGGCTGATGGGTTTCTTGAATACTAAAAGGGGTGGTTTCACGTACCCGCCGTGAAGGACCCCGTCGCCTTTTGTAGCACTGTCATATTTGCCAAGCTCGGAAAGGGTTCCATCCATATTGTCATTGAGACGAGATGCGCGGTGTGATATCTGGGTAGTTGGCATGGTTAGCCAGGGCCGACATGGTTTCCAGTATCAGCCGCAAAGCCTACATTAAAATGCTTCCCTAGGCCAAAAAGAGCGTCAAATAGCTCTCTACAATAGCGAATGGGACAAATCCAGGAGAACTCGGGATGGTTAAACTGCTGGTAGCCCGGAGGAAGCATGCAACCTTTGGTACACACAGTCGCACCATTTTTATCTAGTATATGATTGTTAGCGAGGAATGCAGTACGGAGGTTTTAGGGGGAAGGGTAGCTCTCGCTGTTGAGAGCGGTATCAAACTCTCGTTGAATTTCTGGCGGAGGGACGTTGGACAACCTCTTGGACGCCTTCTTGTCACCCACGTGGATCGTTTCTTCAAGGTGCATAATCGAGGGCTCTTCACTGACGGGTGGCtgtggggtgggggtggcATCAGAGTCGAGTCTCACTTTCGACAACTGATGTgcgagatggagggggggaaagcCCGCTGACTCCTGTTCGCCTCATCATGAAGGGTTTTCTCGGTGCCGGTGCAGGCGCCTCCTGAGACACAGCGCCATCTTTAGGCACTTCCATGGTTGGATCAGCTGGGTGGGGAAATTTGTTGTAACGAACAAAGCCACCTTGATGCTATTGGGATTAAAAAAAACTCTAAGAAAAGGCCGACTTTTACCTTGGGCCCTTAACGATGTGGAGATGTTCGTTTAACAATTTGAGCAAACAGATTTCGACATGTCGAGGCCGCGTTCGTCAGGGAATTGGCACGCTGTAGGAACTCACCGCCGGGGAAGCAGTGGGTCGCTGGTCCATGCTCGCGCAGATCTCGCCAAACCTTAACTTGACCTCACTGGCCAAATGCTGCCCTGAGTGTATATCTCGGCTGGATCTCACAACTTAAACCATGGGCATTTCTCGCATCACATCTTCTTCGGGTGCAATGAACGTCGGATATCTTAGCATGGCAACCCCATCACAAGCTCAGCTCATACAAGCCCCATCACGCCCATCCGTGACAGGCAAGAAAACCGTCTTTTTGGCCGGCACAACCACTCGAACTGATGGGCCAGAGTGGCGAGACACACTGTTCCACTCCATTGCACACCTCCCCATTACCGTGTTCAACCCCCTTCGACCGGACTGGGACAGCTCATGGAAGGAAGACATCGACTTTGCGCCCTTCCGAGAACAGGTGGAATGGGAGTTTGACAGGTTGAACCAGGCCgatctggtggtggtgtattTTGGGCCCCAGACAGACGCGCCCATCAGCCTGTTGGAGTTTGGGCTTTTTGCAAGGTCAGGCAAGTTGATTGTGTGCTGCCACAAGGATTACAGGAAGCGGGGGAATATCGAGATTGTGTCGCAGAAGTTGGGTCTCACGGTTTTGGATGCAGTTGATGGTGATCTCGTTGATGAGGTGACGCGAAAGCTGCAAGAGATGTTACAAATATGAGAGAGCAGCATAAGAGGCAAATCCTTGTGTTTAAACTTCCTTCCTTTTCTTAATATGCCCTCAGTACTGCAAGTAGTAAACAATGTGTCTTGTCCTGCGTTCCCAGTGCCTGGGCAGGGTGTGGCTGGGGTGAGCTTGCCAGCTGAGTAGCTGCGCCACATTGTGGTGGGGAACAATCCAATGGCAGGTGCCCCGCCAAAGCGGTTTGAGATGTCGCAACACCACGGCTTTGACTCATCTTCAACCGGCCACGGTGACCTTTATTCCTATTCTACATCCAGACACTTGCGACGCAGCTAGACTGATTTGACCCCTTAGAGGTCATTCCAGAAACTGCAACTCTCCCAGGTCCTGCATGCGCTCCATCGCCGGCACACGaccatttttttcttcattGAAGAAGTTGACGCCAATCGCCAGGCAACCCCCGAGGTACTTCCGATTTTATTCACAGTCAAGGATGGCGTCTATCACAGTCCACAACTCTCTAAAGCCCGGTCCGCCGGTGCCCTTCGTACCCAAGACCGACGGCAAAATCTCGTGGTATGCTTGCGGGCCAACAACCTACGACCTCAGTCACTTGGGCCATGCCCGAAACTATCTATCCAACGGTATAGTTTGTTGCAAACATTTACCTTGATTAGTTTCTGAATCTAATCAAAATCTCAGATATCATTCGCCGTATATTCCAGGACTACTTCGGCTACGAAGTCAACTTTGTGATGAACTATACTGATGTCGACGACaagatcatcatcaaaggTACACTTGACCGTTATCCTTGTGTTTGAAACTGGAGCCTAATCTATCGATTTAGCGAGGAGACAGCGCTTGCTTGACTTGGAAAAAGAGAAGTCGTATACCCCCGAGCAGCTCCGAGATCTCGTCTCCAAGGCCTTCCAAGCGTATGCGCAAAGCAATCTTCCCCTCTTGGTAACCCAGGGTCAACCAGAGTTGGATGAGAACAACTACCAGGCGCGTAAAGATGCCGCGTACGGTCAGGTTCTTGCAGGAGGGACCCTCAGTGGAGAGGGTAGGCCAGGGGacgccgaggccaagatcaagatgCACCTGAACAACATGGACTCGGCAGCCAAGTCCCTCCAGACTTCCTCCGGCTTTGACGGTGCTGAAGATATTCTGCTTCCCTATCTCGATTCTCTGTACAAAGAGACGATCGACACCAGCGATCAGACCATCTTCACTGACCTCACTCAGAGGATGGAAAAGGCCTTCAATGATGACATGGCAGCCTTGAATGTTCTGGAGCCTACCGCCGTCACGAGGGTGACTGAGTATGTGCCCCAGATTGTGTCCTTTGTCGAGCAAATCATTCAGAAGGGGTTTGCATATGAGGCCGACGGCTCAGTCTACTTTGATATTGGTGCCTTTGAGAAGGCTGGGAATACCTACGCAAGACTGCGCCCGGAGAGTAGAAACGACAAGGCCCTgcaggaggaaggagagggctcTTTGTCTAAGAGTTCAGGCGGCCAGAAAAAACGCGACGCCGATTTTGCACTGTGGAAGCGGAGCAAGCCCGGTGAGCCATACTGGCCCAGCCCCTGGGGTCAGGGGAGACCTGGCTGGCACATTGAATGCTCCGTGATGGCCTCTGACAAGCTCGGCGACAACATGGATATCCATTCGGGTGGCATTGATCTTGCCTTCCCTCACCATGACAACGAGCTGGCTCAGAGCGAGGCCTTTTTCCACCAGTGCGGCAAGGGCGAGCACACATGGGTCAACTACTTTTTGCATATGGGTCACCTTTCAATTGCCGGCAGCAAGATGAGCAAAAGCTTGAAGAACTTTCAAACAATCCAAGACGCGCTGGCTACCACATATACAGCGCGAAACATGCGCATCGTCTTTTTGATGGGCCGATGGAACGATGGTGTGGAGATCTCGGGAGATATGCGCAAGCAGGCCGATAACTGGGAGAATACTGTCGacaacttcttcaccaaTATCAAGGCCAAGCTTGCCGAAGTTGATGCGCCAACCGATGGTGTCAAGTACCTGTCTCTCACAGGCGCCGGAAACAGTCTCATTGAGGACCTTGAGCAAGCGAAGAAGGACCTCGATGCGGCACTTCGCAATTCCTTCGACACTCCTGGTGCCATGCAAGTGATCCTGCGCCTGGTCCGCAACGCCAACATCTACATGAACGACAAGGCAAAGTCATCCAATCTTCAGCCTGTCGAGGCGGTGGCCCGCTGGGTGACAAAGATCGTAGGTATCTTTGGCCTGGACGCTACCGCAAAGCCACCTTACGATGGCCTCGGCTGGGGGTCATCTTCTGCTACCGCTGCGGCTGACGTCGACCCCCAAACAGCGATCAAGCCCTACGCTGCTGCGTACGAGAAGGTTAAAGCCGATGTTCAATCGCTTCACCTCTCTGCCTCTTCGATTCAATCTGCTCTCGAGCACTCCCCAGAAGCCGAGTTTGCCGAAGTAGAGAAGAGTGGCGAGAAGGACGTGGAGAAGCTGGCACTGCCATATCTTCGTGCCACTTCCCGTCTCCGCGATGAGCTACGGGCCGTCGTCCCAACCCTTGCTTCAGAGCCTCAAGTCAAGCAGGCTGTTCTCGCCCTCAGTGACCGTATCCGCGACTATGACTTGACCGATCTTGGCGTACAGCTCGATGATCAAACCGATAAGCCGAGTCTTATCAAGTTTGTG from Podospora bellae-mahoneyi strain CBS 112042 chromosome 4, whole genome shotgun sequence harbors:
- the CYR1 gene encoding cysteinyl-tRNA synthetase (BUSCO:EOG092611G7; COG:J; EggNog:ENOG503NVK1) translates to MRSIAGTRPFFSSLKKLTPIARQPPRYFRFYSQSRMASITVHNSLKPGPPVPFVPKTDGKISWYACGPTTYDLSHLGHARNYLSNDIIRRIFQDYFGYEVNFVMNYTDVDDKIIIKARRQRLLDLEKEKSYTPEQLRDLVSKAFQAYAQSNLPLLVTQGQPELDENNYQARKDAAYGQVLAGGTLSGEGRPGDAEAKIKMHLNNMDSAAKSLQTSSGFDGAEDILLPYLDSLYKETIDTSDQTIFTDLTQRMEKAFNDDMAALNVLEPTAVTRVTEYVPQIVSFVEQIIQKGFAYEADGSVYFDIGAFEKAGNTYARLRPESRNDKALQEEGEGSLSKSSGGQKKRDADFALWKRSKPGEPYWPSPWGQGRPGWHIECSVMASDKLGDNMDIHSGGIDLAFPHHDNELAQSEAFFHQCGKGEHTWVNYFLHMGHLSIAGSKMSKSLKNFQTIQDALATTYTARNMRIVFLMGRWNDGVEISGDMRKQADNWENTVDNFFTNIKAKLAEVDAPTDGVKYLSLTGAGNSLIEDLEQAKKDLDAALRNSFDTPGAMQVILRLVRNANIYMNDKAKSSNLQPVEAVARWVTKIVGIFGLDATAKPPYDGLGWGSSSATAAADVDPQTAIKPYAAAYEKVKADVQSLHLSASSIQSALEHSPEAEFAEVEKSGEKDVEKLALPYLRATSRLRDELRAVVPTLASEPQVKQAVLALSDRIRDYDLTDLGVQLDDQTDKPSLIKFVPAAKLIAAREEKASQLAEKAKQKEEARKAREKAEEEKWAKAKVAPQDMFKDDPKYTEWDADGLPTKLAEGGEPVPKSQAKKLKKDWDRQKKLHEEYLAKFGGKA
- a CDS encoding hypothetical protein (EggNog:ENOG503P2JJ; COG:S); the protein is MGISRITSSSGAMNVGYLSMATPSQAQLIQAPSRPSVTGKKTVFLAGTTTRTDGPEWRDTLFHSIAHLPITVFNPLRPDWDSSWKEDIDFAPFREQVEWEFDRLNQADLVVVYFGPQTDAPISLLEFGLFARSGKLIVCCHKDYRKRGNIEIVSQKLGLTVLDAVDGDLVDEVTRKLQEMLQI